The sequence below is a genomic window from bacterium.
CTCCAAGCGCCCCGTCTTTTCCGTGGCGCCGCCGGGCGCGGGGTTCGGGGACTGGTTCGGCAAGCAGATGTACTCGGCGGACGCCAAGGACGCGGTCAAATACCCCGCCAGGGCCCTGCAGGAATGGGGGCGCTATGTCGATGCGCTCTCGCAACACGCCGAAGTCTTCGTGATTCCCTACGCCTGCGACCGGGACAGCACGCTCTGGCGCATCGTCTATACCGCCAACGGCCCCCAGTTTTTGGAGATCGGCGGCGAGATCTACGCCTCGCTTCCCAATTTGAGCCACTTGGGCCGGCAGGGCGAGCATCGCTGGTTCCAGGACTATGCACTGCAGTTGGGCATCCCCGCCGATCACATCCTCCAGCCCCTCGTCTTCCAGGAAGGACAAGCGGATTTTGCGCGGCCGGTTCCGCGCAAGGGGCAAAAGCCCCTCCTCTTTTTGGGTTACGGGATCCGGACGCCCACCACGCAACCCTATGAAGAGATGAGGCGGGTGAGGATCGGCAAGGGGGCCAAGGCCGCCGTTGTCGACCTGCTCCAGAACTACGAAACGGAATACGTCCGCATGAATCCAAACTCGTACGCCTTCCACCAAGACACGTGGCTGAACCTGGTGCGCAACCGGGAAGGCAGACTGTTCGCAATGTACGCGCCGTCCTGGATCCATCCCGACGACCGCGAGCGATTCGCCGCACGTCTCAAAAGCGAAAAGATTCCAGCGATCGTCTTGAGCGAGGTCGACGCCATGGCTTACGCCGCCAACGCCAACGAAGTGGACGGAACGGTCTTTCTTGTGAAGGGGGGGCCGTTCGAGGCGTCGGCGGAGCTCAAGAGGAAGCTGAAAAAGTCCGGCTTTGCACTCCTCGAACTGGAGTTCGACGAGTTGTACGGCAAGGCCGGCGGCGGGACGCGCTGCATGGTCAATGAAATCCGCGACATCGACCGGACCCGTCACCGCGAATTCTTCGCCCGGCTCGAGTTCTTCCGTTACGTTCCCGGTTCCTGGGAACGACTTCGCCGCTTCTATCCGGAACGGTACGAACCCCAAACGGCCGCCCGCCGGAAGAATTTCACGCGTTGATTTAATGAATTGGAGAAGAGCTCGGTTCCAACGCCGCGAGGGACTCCGCGAGGCTTTGGTTCAAGACGACGACCCGTTCCTGCAAGGCGTCCACTCGGGCCTTGAGCAGGTCGGTCTCCGAGGGGCGCACGATCTTGGGAGGAGACGCGCTCTCGGCGGTGCGGAACTCGAGCGGCCAAGCTCCGGACAAGAGGGGCAGCAAGACGGGAAGGCTGGCCAGGGAGAAAAGGAGTCGGATCATGGGGGGCCTAATTGCAAGCCCAATGCCATGGAATCGGCCCCGGGCAGTCCTTACTTAAGAACTGAATTTAATTTGAGATTTTCAAATCGAGGCCGGATTCGGGCGGGTCAAGGACGACCCGGCCGCGAGGTGGATTTCTCAGGTTGAGAGTGAGGGCCGCAACTCTCTCCTCAAACCTTCGATAAGCCCGCATCATGGCCATCGTTCCCACGGGCTTTCTCCAGTCGCATCTTTGGCTGAACCGAACATCTCTGTCTGGGGCCCTGGCCGAACGGTCTCTCGGCGTCCGGACGGGCCTGGGGTTGGAGCTCTTCCGTTCGGGATTGGAGGCCGCCGGAGTTCAGGACGAACGGCTCTCCGGCTGGATCGATGACTATCAGAATGCCTCGTCTCTCTTCAAGATCGCCGACTGGATGGCGCGGCACCCCCTTGAGTCGGAGCGGGCCCTTCAGAGGATCCCGCGCGGAATCTTCTCGCCGAACTCCAGTCAATCGCCCCCTCCCGTCGCCTTTCTTCCAATCAAAGAAGGAAAAAAAGAAGAGGGTGGGCCGGTGGTCGCCGCTGGAGGCGTGTTCATAAACCCGGAAAACCGGCCCGGCCCCCGGCGGTTACGTGAGAACCCGCACAAAGTTCATCTCCACGGACCGGAGGATGGCGAGGAGTCCGGGACGGAGATGATTCGGGTCGGCGGTGTCTACCGCGAAATGAGGCTCATGGGGGAAATCGGTCCCCAGATCGCCCGATTTCGCGACAGGAGGCGGGGTCTTGAGGATCGACTGGGGGCCCTCAATGACGCTCGCGAGATGCTGGTCACATTGGATGCGGAGAGCGACGATTTTTTCCGGGGTGTCATGGGACTCTTCGAGCTCGCCTCCCACCCGTCGGGGCCTCGGGAAACCCGGGACCGCCTCCAGGTCCAGGCCATCCTCGTTTTGCAGTCCGTGTTGAGTCGGGTACCGGAGGACCCTCAACGGCAGGCGGCATTCGTGCATGCCTACCTGAAATTCAAGGAAGCGGCTCACGGCGGTCTTTTTCGTTCCTCGCAAGAAAAATACGGAACCCCGGGGCGCGCCCTCGCCGCCTCGACCGAGCAAGTCGGGTACAGTCTGGCCCGCTGCGAGAAGCATTGCTCCAAGGCGGTCCAGCGTTGCGTCGAAGAGACCGGACGGGAACTCGTTCAGGCGGGCATGTGGGGGAACGGCGGCGGATTCAGTCCGCCCTGGACGTTCCGGAAGGCAATGCGGAATGCGAAGGTCGGTCTCGCAGTGGGAGGCGCGCTTTTCGTTTCCGGAGCCTTCTGGGCCGCGATCAGCCTTCTCATCTCCACGCCGTTGGCCCTCGGGGTGCTCACGTTCGCGGCCCTGTGCCTACCGGCGGCGACCTTGACGGGGTTTCTATGGAGGGCGCCGCGGCGCCTCCGGCAGAAGGCCGTTTCGTTCGCTCTTCCGAGCGGCCGTTCGCAGGTGAGAAGGCTCGAGCGGAGCGAAAGACGTCTCTTGAGAGGCGGGGGAAGGCGTTCCTAGATCAGCATCTGTCCAAGAATCCCGGACCTCAACCCCCATATCGGACGACCGCTAGTTGTCGGCTTGAATCGAATCCTCGGTGATGCCCAGGTCCGCGCAGGACTGCCCCGGCAGGCCGGTCACGTCCACCACTTCATACGCGACCTTGGCGTCCTGGTCGGAGAGGTTCATAAGGATGAAGGCGTAGTCGGTTTCCCCCGTCACCTGGCAGAAGTCGGGGACGCTGTCGCCGTTAGAAGAGGCGCAGCGTGTGACGGCGTCCGCCTCGGGGCAGAGGCCGTTGATCGAATCCGTATCCGCGTTCACCCGGTCCAATTCGCAGACCTCGAGCTCGGCCAAGTCGCCGGCGGCGGGGTCGATGATGACGCAAAAGACGTGGGAGGCGTCTTGCCCTTCAAACGTTCCGATCAGCCCGCCCTGGTTGTCGGCCGTCGCGTTGATGGTCACGACCTGGTCCGTATTATCGCCGACGATCTCCGTCGTCGGTTCGACCGGATCACTGCTGAGATCCGGGAAGTTGGGGTTCAAATCGCTGCCGCCTCCTCCTCCGCATCCGCCCACGCCTGAAACGTTCAACAGAATGGCCGAAAACCCGGCCACGACAAACGCCGCCAAGAATCTTTTCATGCGATCCTCCTTAGGGAGGTTCGCACATAGCACCGGGATCGTTCCGTTTCAACGAATCCTTTCTTCCACGACCAGATCGGCCTTCAGCCGGATCGGATTGGCGATGTTGAAGCGGTTGGGCGACGTGGCGCACACGGCCTCGTGAATCTTTCGGAACTGTTCCGGCGTTCCGTTGCCCTTGATGTGCACCGTGTATTGGATCTCGTCGTAGCCCGGCTTGACGCTCGGATCGAGGCCGAAGAAGCCCCGGAGATCGATGTCGCCCTGGGTTTCGATTCTCAGCTCTTCCAATTCAATCCCTTCCAGCGCGCAGAGCGCCGAGTATCCGACCGTCATGCAGGCGTTCAAAGCCGACATGAGGGTTTCCTGGGGATTGGGAGCCAGGTTGGTGCCGCCCAGCTCGAGCGGCTCGTCGGTGCGGATCTGAAAATTCTTCTTCACGTATTGACCGCCGATCTCGTAGCCCTCGACCTGCGTTTCGGTGCGTGTCCCTCCCTTCCAGGACGTTGCGACCCGCCAGCGGGTTTGCCCCTTGGCCGGGTCCTTGGCGACCTCGCCGATCGCGCCGGACAGCGCGTCCACATCGATCCCGTTGACGATCCGGATGACTTGTTGTTTTGCGGTGGCTTTCATGAGGACCTCCTTATGGTTAAAAAGACGTTTAACTCGCCAATGCCAATTGAACCCTTTCCCGCTGGGGGAGGGTGGTGACTTCATTGAACAGCTCGATGAAATTCGGATGCGTGACCCCGCTGAAGAGAAAGACCCAGCGCTTCACCTTGAGGACCTCGCCGAAGATTTCCTTCTTCTCTTCGGGCGTGAAGGTACGCCCCAGATAGACGGAGAGATTCTCGACGTCGTAAGCGGACTGTTTTTGAAGCAGCCCATCCACGGCCTGGACCAGCTCGATCAGGTCGCCGACGGCCCGGTCCCGTTCGGAGTCCTCCATGTCCGCGAAACACCGCAGGGCCTCGAGATGGTCCATCTTGGCGTGCTGGGCCTCCTCCAGCCAGTGGGCCCGGAAGACCCGTTTGGCCAATGGGTCGAGTCCGTCGTCGTCGCGGATGGAGGAGAGATAGTGGAGCTGGGTGTACCATTCGATGCACGCGATGAGCAGGAGGACCGCCCCCCGGTTCATGCCCAGGACGTAGCCGGCCGTCGCCCTTTCGCCGTCGAGGCGCTTGAGGCCGAAGCCCAGCTGGGCGTCGGCCCGTTCCCGGACGCGGCGGAAGAGGGTCATGTGTTTCACCTCCTCGGCCGCGAAATTGGCCAGGGCCTCGAAGGCGGGGCGGTCGCTCGTCTCCTGTTCCCGGGCGAGCTCCGTCATTTGGGGGGCGATGAATTCCTCGACGTATCCGAAGAGGTGGGCATAGGCGACCATCTCGACATGTGTGAGCTTCTTCCTTTCCTCCTCATTGAGGCATCCGATCGATTCGGCCGCCGAAAGTTGCCGGGGGAGCCAGCGCCTCGAGAGATCGAAGGCCTGGTCACCCAGGACCTCTTCAATCCTCCAGTTGACCCGGTAGGAGTGGTTCAGACAGTCTTGGTAGGAGTAAGTGGCCATAAAGGGCTCCTTTCGTTTAAGTTATTGAAATCGTTCTAACTTATTTCAGAACGATATGTGCTTAATGCCATTGTACGGATCGCAGGGGGAGAGTCAAGATTTTTTCAGAACGATAGGTGAAAAATATTGCGTTCCGAGTCTAAGTGCGCGAATAATGGGCTTATGGGACGAAAGAAAAATTATGATCGGGATGCGGTCTTGGACAAGGCCATGAACCTTTTTTGGCGAAAGGGTTACGAGGGCGCTCACCTGCAGGAGCTGGTCGACGTGACGGGACTGAACCGCTTCAGCCTCTATAAGGAGTTCGGCGGGAAGGAGGGGCTGTAC
It includes:
- a CDS encoding arginine deiminase-related protein encodes the protein MEASNLFSNHAERCVIMTLTTNLSFMVSQAGITLRDVQYLGGLLANVRNPESPVRSPINLVRADRRLGDICGRLMTAGLVDQAMLFETCDSIPLVDLALTATLGLFASLPGEVGAGAVEALTRGAGVPRTPATPSRAAPQDVCMSLEMIRMLLRPPDSAARAAAAVRSGNVSKRPVFSVAPPGAGFGDWFGKQMYSADAKDAVKYPARALQEWGRYVDALSQHAEVFVIPYACDRDSTLWRIVYTANGPQFLEIGGEIYASLPNLSHLGRQGEHRWFQDYALQLGIPADHILQPLVFQEGQADFARPVPRKGQKPLLFLGYGIRTPTTQPYEEMRRVRIGKGAKAAVVDLLQNYETEYVRMNPNSYAFHQDTWLNLVRNREGRLFAMYAPSWIHPDDRERFAARLKSEKIPAIVLSEVDAMAYAANANEVDGTVFLVKGGPFEASAELKRKLKKSGFALLELEFDELYGKAGGGTRCMVNEIRDIDRTRHREFFARLEFFRYVPGSWERLRRFYPERYEPQTAARRKNFTR
- a CDS encoding OsmC family protein, whose translation is MKATAKQQVIRIVNGIDVDALSGAIGEVAKDPAKGQTRWRVATSWKGGTRTETQVEGYEIGGQYVKKNFQIRTDEPLELGGTNLAPNPQETLMSALNACMTVGYSALCALEGIELEELRIETQGDIDLRGFFGLDPSVKPGYDEIQYTVHIKGNGTPEQFRKIHEAVCATSPNRFNIANPIRLKADLVVEERIR
- a CDS encoding diiron oxygenase; translated protein: MATYSYQDCLNHSYRVNWRIEEVLGDQAFDLSRRWLPRQLSAAESIGCLNEEERKKLTHVEMVAYAHLFGYVEEFIAPQMTELAREQETSDRPAFEALANFAAEEVKHMTLFRRVRERADAQLGFGLKRLDGERATAGYVLGMNRGAVLLLIACIEWYTQLHYLSSIRDDDGLDPLAKRVFRAHWLEEAQHAKMDHLEALRCFADMEDSERDRAVGDLIELVQAVDGLLQKQSAYDVENLSVYLGRTFTPEEKKEIFGEVLKVKRWVFLFSGVTHPNFIELFNEVTTLPQRERVQLALAS